Proteins encoded together in one Chryseobacterium taklimakanense window:
- a CDS encoding thioredoxin family protein, with protein MKNRLFKIGLCGALMTVSFACSQKTETTAPTLEKDSATVAAEKKKAQDQEKAALPKPYDPKENAELKIAELVKQAQAENKNIMLQAGGNWCIWCLRFNNYVQTTPELKKIVDDNYIYYHLNYSPDNKNEKIFAKYGDPGKKFGYPVFIVLDKDGRQIHTQESGVLEEGKGYSLEKVKAFFEAWKPKG; from the coding sequence ATGAAAAATAGACTGTTTAAAATAGGCTTGTGCGGTGCATTGATGACCGTTTCCTTCGCATGTTCACAAAAGACTGAAACCACTGCCCCCACTCTGGAAAAAGACAGTGCCACCGTAGCTGCTGAAAAGAAAAAAGCCCAGGATCAAGAGAAAGCGGCCCTGCCAAAACCTTATGATCCGAAGGAAAACGCAGAACTGAAAATTGCCGAACTGGTAAAACAGGCACAGGCAGAAAACAAGAATATCATGCTGCAGGCCGGCGGAAACTGGTGCATCTGGTGCCTGAGGTTCAATAATTATGTGCAAACGACACCGGAGCTGAAGAAAATTGTGGATGATAATTACATCTATTACCACCTGAACTATTCCCCTGACAACAAAAACGAAAAAATATTTGCCAAATACGGCGATCCTGGAAAGAAATTTGGCTATCCGGTTTTCATTGTTTTGGATAAGGACGGCAGGCAAATCCACACCCAGGAAAGCGGAGTTCTTGAGGAAGGGAAAGGCTACAGCCTGGAAAAAGTGAAAGCCTTCTTCGAAGCCTGGAAACCGAAAGGCTAG